In the Desulfobacterales bacterium genome, AAGGGTTTAAAAAGGACGGCGATATTTCGGAGGATGAGGCGTTTAAGGCGCAGGATGAGATTCAGAAAATTACCGATGGCAATATTAAGGTGATTGACGAGATATTTAAGGAAAAAGAGAAGGAAATCCTTGAGTTCTAACTCACCCGGTAAAAAGGGGTCGGTCCTTGACCCCCAAAAGCTCCCGAAGCATGTGGCGATTATCATGGATGGCAACGGGCGCTGGGCAAAGAAGCGATTGCTCAACCGGGTCAAAGGGCATGAACGTGGCACCGAGGTCGTTCGGGATATAGTCAGAGCTTGCCGGGATCTCGGCATTCCCGTGCTGACGCTCTACGCGTTTTCCACTGAAAACTGGAATCGCCCCGTGATGGAAGTGCAGGCGTTGATGTCGCTTCTGGAACGATTCTTGAGTTCTGAAGAAAAAGAGATGGTGGAAAACGATATTCGCTTTGATACCATCGGCGAGATCCATCGCTTGCCCGATCGAATTAAAAGTAAGATTCAATCGGTTAAGGCCTCAACACACCACAATGGCGCCTTGCGGCTAAATTTGGCGCTCAGTTACGGCAGTCGGGCGGAAATTGTTAAAATGGTCAGAACCCTTGCGGGAAAAGTTGCCAGCGGCGAGATGGCGATAGAGGATATAGATGAGGCTGCCGTTTCAGCACATTTGTATACCGGAAGCTTGCCTGATCCGGATTTGCTGATTCGGACTAGTGGCGAGATGCGCATCAGCAATTTTCTCCTCTGGCAGATTGCCTATTCGGAAATATATATCACCAACACGTTATGGCCTGATTTCGGTCGGGAAGAATTTATGGAAATTCTGGATGCCTATCAGCGCCGCGAGCGCAGATTCGGCGCTGTATTCGCCGAATAGATAACGCAATGAGGTGGGAACGGGCCGGTTCGCTCGTATGCAGCGCCTCACTGTCATGGCGGGAGAGCTGAAAGGAGTCGAAACCAGCCCAGATGCATCTCAAACGGTGGTTAACCAGCTTAGTGGCCCTTCCCCTGCTGGTGTTGCTGATTTTTAAAGGGGGAGTGGCATCTTTCTCAATTTTTATGGGCATCATCATGGTGCTCGCTGTTTGGGAATATACTCGGATTATTTCCGGTGAGGCCGATGCTGCCCATCTTAACCCTCTATCCTTCGTGAATATTCTTTCCGGAATGGCGCTCATTTGGGCGGCATCCACCCGGCACCCCGCGCTTTTCCCGTTGATTCTATCGTTCAGCCTGATTTTGACCGGTTTTATAAGCCTGAGACGCTTTCAATACGATGCCGACATTTCCCGAAAAGCGGCGTTTGTGGCCCTGGGAGGGATTTATATTCCCCTGGCGATGGCCTATGCCGTTATGATTCGACAAGAACCCTCGGGTGGGCAATGGGTTTTTTTTATCGCCTGCGTGATATTTGCCGGGGACACGGGCGCCTATTATGCGGGGACGTATTTTGGA is a window encoding:
- a CDS encoding isoprenyl transferase, with translation MSSNSPGKKGSVLDPQKLPKHVAIIMDGNGRWAKKRLLNRVKGHERGTEVVRDIVRACRDLGIPVLTLYAFSTENWNRPVMEVQALMSLLERFLSSEEKEMVENDIRFDTIGEIHRLPDRIKSKIQSVKASTHHNGALRLNLALSYGSRAEIVKMVRTLAGKVASGEMAIEDIDEAAVSAHLYTGSLPDPDLLIRTSGEMRISNFLLWQIAYSEIYITNTLWPDFGREEFMEILDAYQRRERRFGAVFAE
- a CDS encoding phosphatidate cytidylyltransferase, which produces MHLKRWLTSLVALPLLVLLIFKGGVASFSIFMGIIMVLAVWEYTRIISGEADAAHLNPLSFVNILSGMALIWAASTRHPALFPLILSFSLILTGFISLRRFQYDADISRKAAFVALGGIYIPLAMAYAVMIRQEPSGGQWVFFIACVIFAGDTGAYYAGTYFGTHKLCPSVSPGKTIEGAIGGLAANIGIGVVYKLLFLPAVSMTESLIFCLAIGSAGQIGDLFESVLKRSAGVKDSGNILPGHGGILDRIDAILFALPVAYFLKVFYLTP